A section of the Flavobacterium sp. CG_23.5 genome encodes:
- a CDS encoding NAD(P)-dependent oxidoreductase, with amino-acid sequence MKTLIYSISGFDKPFIEKATHGNLDLVYTDLSLNETTVKLAKGFDAISIFTSDEASAIVLERLHALGVKYIALRSESSDYINISKAHALGIKVANTPISASFAVAEHAVALLLALNRKLMLGQKLMQLGDYRIDHLIGFNLQGKTIGIIGTGKTGSAFAKIMHGFGCKILAYDPVKDEELKLQANISYTTFNDLCSNSDVISIHCPLNSKTNHLFNKTTFTMMRKEAILINTAHGSIVNTVDLLYALNDGIIAGVGLDVYEHEKSIFFKDHTGSAINDDLLLKLSSHPNVLLTGHQGFLTAEVLNGIASTTIANLNEWAYNSICKNEIK; translated from the coding sequence ATGAAAACATTAATTTATAGTATATCTGGCTTCGACAAACCATTTATTGAAAAAGCAACACATGGTAATCTCGATTTAGTTTACACTGATTTATCACTAAATGAAACCACCGTGAAACTGGCAAAAGGTTTTGATGCCATTTCGATTTTCACTTCAGACGAAGCCTCAGCAATTGTACTGGAGCGATTGCATGCTTTGGGAGTTAAATATATAGCTTTACGCTCCGAAAGTTCCGATTATATCAATATATCCAAAGCACATGCATTGGGAATTAAAGTTGCCAATACCCCTATATCAGCTTCCTTTGCAGTTGCTGAACATGCGGTAGCTTTGCTATTAGCCTTAAATAGAAAGTTGATGTTAGGTCAAAAACTAATGCAACTGGGTGATTATCGTATCGATCATTTGATAGGTTTCAATTTGCAAGGAAAAACAATAGGTATCATTGGGACAGGAAAAACAGGAAGTGCTTTTGCAAAAATTATGCATGGATTTGGTTGCAAAATTTTAGCGTATGATCCTGTAAAAGATGAAGAATTAAAGCTTCAAGCCAATATTTCATATACCACTTTCAATGATTTATGTTCCAATTCAGATGTAATATCCATTCATTGTCCGCTTAACAGCAAAACCAATCATCTTTTTAACAAAACTACTTTTACAATGATGCGAAAAGAAGCCATTTTAATAAATACCGCACATGGAAGTATCGTAAATACAGTCGACTTATTATACGCTTTAAATGATGGAATTATTGCTGGCGTAGGTTTAGATGTGTATGAGCATGAAAAGTCAATATTTTTTAAAGATCATACCGGCTCTGCTATAAATGACGACTTATTACTTAAACTTTCTTCTCATCCAAACGTTTTACTGACCGGACATCAGGGCTTTTTAACTGCAGAAGTATTAAATGGAATTGCCAGTACTACAATTGCAAATTTAAATGAATGGGCTTATAATAGCATTTGCAAAAATGAAATCAAATAA
- a CDS encoding zinc ribbon domain-containing protein, producing MENIVLCQSCGMPLDKEELKGTEQNGFKNEEYCKYCYENGDFKKPNINLEDMKDTVSTQMKKLKLPINTIQKAINILPTLKRWNGKN from the coding sequence ATGGAAAATATAGTATTGTGTCAAAGTTGCGGAATGCCTCTTGACAAAGAAGAACTAAAAGGAACAGAGCAAAACGGCTTTAAAAATGAAGAGTATTGCAAATATTGTTATGAGAACGGCGATTTCAAAAAACCAAATATAAATTTAGAGGACATGAAAGACACCGTGTCAACGCAAATGAAGAAACTAAAACTTCCAATAAATACTATTCAAAAAGCAATCAATATTTTACCAACATTAAAACGATGGAACGGTAAAAATTAG